The following proteins are encoded in a genomic region of Bernardetia sp. MNP-M8:
- a CDS encoding energy transducer TonB produces MAMLIIFTIFGLFWLGTTLASITYMVFKNSKSLTQKLEDHPPFWLQDYYAFLNRYHKPLLIGSIVMGIGLTVWGINSQEEKTFGCEMIDPNYTETRIIIKRRGCNKNRRKENTYIERSATPYGGTENLYRYLSTNQNNPTHETGTIYVQFFVQEDGSLADISVLSSVSPTLDNEAIRLIEEYTEGWKPALYHGRAVEQRVVIPVQF; encoded by the coding sequence ATGGCAATGCTTATTATATTTACAATATTCGGACTTTTTTGGCTTGGCACTACGCTGGCTTCTATTACTTATATGGTTTTCAAAAACAGTAAGAGTCTGACTCAAAAACTAGAAGACCATCCTCCTTTTTGGCTACAAGATTATTATGCTTTTCTGAATCGGTATCACAAACCTTTACTAATTGGAAGTATTGTTATGGGAATTGGTCTGACAGTTTGGGGAATTAATTCACAAGAAGAAAAAACATTTGGTTGTGAAATGATTGACCCAAATTATACAGAAACACGAATTATAATTAAAAGACGAGGTTGCAATAAAAATAGAAGAAAAGAAAATACTTATATTGAACGCTCCGCAACTCCCTATGGTGGAACAGAAAACTTATATCGTTATCTTAGTACAAATCAAAATAATCCAACACATGAAACAGGAACTATTTATGTTCAGTTTTTTGTACAAGAAGACGGTTCTTTAGCTGATATTTCGGTACTTTCAAGTGTTAGTCCTACTTTGGATAATGAAGCAATCCGTTTGATAGAAGAATATACAGAAGGCTGGAAACCAGCTTTATATCATGGAAGAGCCGTTGAGCAGCGTGTTGTTATTCCTGTTCAGTTTTAA
- a CDS encoding UbiA family prenyltransferase, translated as MLFETAGIAFEAAPLWILFFGTLVTYNLCVFYTKGTASEKFEFIYKKRNILKIIFFLSLILLIPAPFFLTLNQFWFLVHLAIISIFYTVPIHIELPSEKIIDEEINGKNDNKTEDSTPKNYLSIPAWRNIPYLKIFLIAYVWASATVIFPMLHEDLIIQTPQTIALFFERLLFTLAITIPFDIRDKEGDKKVGLNTLVSLLSPQRSKILALFLLIVCAILICSFHINYFLHFGIVYILTAFLILFSSNKRSEWYFTGFIDGLFVIEFLILFFI; from the coding sequence TTGCTTTTCGAAACAGCTGGCATTGCTTTCGAAGCTGCTCCTCTTTGGATTCTCTTTTTTGGAACACTAGTTACTTATAATTTATGTGTGTTTTATACTAAGGGAACGGCTTCTGAAAAATTTGAGTTTATTTATAAGAAAAGAAATATCCTAAAGATTATTTTCTTTTTAAGTTTGATTTTACTTATTCCTGCTCCTTTTTTTCTAACACTCAATCAGTTTTGGTTTTTGGTTCATTTGGCTATAATTTCAATTTTTTATACTGTTCCTATTCATATTGAACTTCCATCAGAAAAAATTATAGACGAAGAAATAAATGGTAAAAATGACAACAAGACAGAAGATTCTACTCCAAAAAACTACTTATCGATTCCTGCTTGGAGAAATATTCCTTATCTAAAAATATTCTTAATTGCTTATGTGTGGGCTAGTGCTACTGTTATTTTTCCAATGTTACACGAAGACTTGATTATCCAAACTCCTCAAACAATAGCCTTATTTTTCGAACGATTACTTTTTACTTTGGCAATAACGATTCCTTTCGATATTAGAGATAAAGAAGGAGATAAAAAAGTGGGTTTGAATACTTTAGTTAGCTTATTGAGTCCTCAAAGGAGCAAAATTTTAGCTCTTTTTTTACTTATTGTCTGTGCTATTTTAATTTGTAGTTTCCATATAAACTATTTTCTTCATTTTGGAATAGTTTATATTCTTACTGCTTTTCTAATTCTTTTTAGTTCGAATAAACGTTCAGAATGGTATTTTACAGGCTTTATAGATGGACTTTTTGTAATAGAATTTTTGATTTTATTTTTTATATAA
- the rlmF gene encoding 23S rRNA (adenine(1618)-N(6))-methyltransferase RlmF, with protein MHPKNIHNSFYNFKELIKSNPILKEFVFINQHKIETIDFANQKAVLELNKSLLSHHHNVKNWNIPEGYLCPPIPSRADYLYYLNDLLQAEGSKKAIKGLDIGVGANCIYPILASQLFNWKMVGVDIDKTAIQSAIKNVETSKKLKENIEIRHQESNANIFKGIIKESEYFDFTICNPPFHASEKDANSAALRKIKNLKDTTESAQGTIKLNFGGQSNELWCNGGEALFIKRMIKQSVEFKKQVNWFTTLVSKNGNLKAIYKQLDKAKAKYKTINMEQGNKKTRFVAWRFPNSEA; from the coding sequence TTGCATCCAAAAAATATCCATAATTCATTTTATAATTTTAAAGAACTTATAAAAAGTAATCCAATTTTAAAAGAGTTCGTGTTTATAAATCAGCACAAAATAGAAACAATTGATTTTGCGAATCAAAAGGCAGTTTTAGAATTGAATAAATCACTTTTATCACATCATCACAACGTAAAAAATTGGAATATTCCAGAAGGTTATTTGTGTCCACCCATCCCTAGCCGAGCTGATTATTTGTATTATTTAAATGATTTACTACAAGCAGAAGGAAGTAAAAAAGCTATAAAAGGACTTGATATTGGCGTTGGTGCAAACTGTATTTATCCAATCTTGGCGAGTCAGTTATTTAATTGGAAAATGGTAGGTGTAGATATTGATAAAACAGCCATCCAATCAGCTATAAAAAATGTAGAAACTTCGAAAAAGCTAAAAGAAAATATAGAAATTCGTCACCAAGAATCGAATGCAAATATTTTTAAAGGGATAATTAAAGAAAGTGAATATTTTGATTTTACAATCTGTAATCCTCCTTTTCATGCATCAGAAAAAGATGCTAATTCGGCAGCTTTACGCAAAATTAAAAACTTAAAAGATACTACTGAGTCTGCTCAGGGGACTATTAAACTCAATTTTGGAGGACAATCAAATGAACTTTGGTGTAATGGAGGTGAAGCACTTTTTATAAAACGAATGATAAAACAGAGTGTAGAATTTAAAAAACAAGTAAATTGGTTTACTACATTAGTTTCAAAAAATGGAAATTTGAAAGCTATTTACAAGCAATTAGATAAAGCAAAAGCAAAATACAAAACTATAAACATGGAACAAGGAAATAAAAAAACTAGGTTTGTAGCGTGGCGATTTCCTAATTCAGAAGCCTAA